The genome window TGAGGTGGTAGAGCCGCGTTATGACGAGCTGTTTACATTGGTGCAAAGTGAGCTGCGTCGCAGTGGGTTTGAAGATTTGATTCCGGCAGGTGTTGTGTTAACCGGCGGAACAGCAAAGATGGAAGGCGTAGTAGAGCTTGCAGAAGAAATTTTTCATATGCCCGTTCGCTTAGCCATGCCACAAGGTGTTAGAGGTATGGACGATATTTTGCAAAACCCTATTTTCTCTACAGGGATGGGGTTGTTGCATTATGCGGCGCAGGGTGGCCATGTAGGCCGCAGTGCGACGACAGCGCATGTTCCTATGCGTAGTGAGGAGCGCATTGTTGCTGAAAAACAGCCTGTGCAAAAGCAAGAAATTAAAGAACGAAAAGTAAAGCCGCCTAAACCGAAAAGGGAAGGGCCGGGTTTATTGAGCCGGTGTAAAGACTGGTTAAAAGGTAATTTTTAGGACTTTGGTGAAAGGATTCGGATAAGATCGCCGGAATGCAGTTAAAGGCGTGGAACCCGACAGGAGAGTATTATGTTTAACCTATTAGATAGTGTTCCACAGAGTGCAGTGATCAAAGTGATCGGTGTGGGTGGTGGTGGCGGTAACGCCGTCGAGCACATGGTCAAGAGTGAGCTGGATGGTGTGGACTTTATGTGCGCCAATACGGATGCACAAGCATTAGTGAATATGTCAGCGCATACAGTAATTCAGTTAGGTGGTGAAACGACCAAAGGCTTGGGGGCAGGCGCGAACCCAGATATAGGTCGTCAAGCTGCAATTGAAGATCGTGAACGTATTGCAGAAATGCTAAAAGGCGCTGATATGGTGTTTATCACGGCCGGTATGGGCGGTGGTACAGGTACTGGTGCCGCTCCCATTGTAGCGTCTGTTGCGCGTGATTTGGGTATACTGACAGTTGCTGTTGTTACCAAGCCTTTCCCGTTTGAAGGCAAGAAGCGCATGAAAATTGCGTTGGAAGGTATTAAAGAACTGCGTGAGCACGTTGATTCTCTCATCATTATTCCTAACGAAAAACTCATGCAGGTTATGGGGCGTAATTGCAGCTTGCTTAACGCGTTTAATACCGCGAATGATGTGTTACGAGGCGCTGTTCAAGGTATCGCCGACTTAATTATCCGCCCGGGTATGATCAACGTCGACTTTGCAGACGTGCGCACCGTGATGTCTGAAATGGGTATGGCGATGATGGGGACTGGTAAGTCCCGCGGTGAAGATCGCGCCACTAAAGCGGCCGAAGCGGCGATCAACAGTCCTTTGCTAGAAGATGTTGATTTGAAAGGGGCGAGCGGTATTTTGGTTAATATCACAGCCGGTATGGATCTAAGCTTAGGTGAGTTTACTGAAGTCGGTAATATCGTAGAAGAGTATGCATCGGATGACGCGACTATCGTTATTGGCACCGTGATTGATCCTGATATGGTTGATGATTTTGTCGTGACCGTTGTAGCAACAGGTTTTGATAAACGTGCTGAACCGGTAAAGCCAGATAACCATCAAAATAGTCAGCGTATTGATGGGCAGCCTAAAGAACAAATTGAACTTCCTTCTGTACTTCGTCGTCAAAAACAAGAGGCTCTACTTGAGCCAGGTGAGAAACGGACAGTGACGAAAGCAACGGATAAAGATGTCGATCTTTTGGATATTCCGACGTACCTTCGTCGTCAAGCTGATTAATTGATAGCAATGTAGATAACGCCGATTGAGCGGGTACTTAGTTGTTGCAAAACTGGGTATTTGTTACAATTTGGCGATATTTTTACGAATTTTATGTGGCGGACAAATGATTAAGCAACGTACCCTTAAAAACAGCATTAAGGCGACAGGTATTGGCCTGCATACTGGTCAAAAAGTCTATTTGACATTAAAACCTGCTCCTATCGATACGGGTATTACATTTCGACGCACTGACTTAACCCCAGCTGTGGATATCGAAGGCTTTGCTACTAATGTAGTGAGCACGACTTTATCGACTAACTTGGGTGAGGGTGATGTGCGCGTTGCTACCGTCGAGCACTTGATGTCTGCGTTGGCAGGTCTTGGTATTGATAATGCTGTGGTTGAATTGAGTGCTGAAGAAGTGCCTATCATGGACGGCAGTGCAGCACCTTTTGTTTTTTTAGTGCAGTCTGCTGGCATTGAAGAACAAGATGCGCCTAAAAAGTTTATCCGCATTAAAAAAGAAGTCACGTTCGAGTCTGAAGGTAAAAGCGCAACATTCAAACCTTATGATGGTTTTAAAGTTGGTTTTAAAATCGAATTTGAGCACCCTGCATTTGAAGGGCGCAACAAAGAGACGGCCTTAGAGTTCTCTACCACTTCTTTTATTCGCGAGATAAGCCGGGCTCGTACATTCGGCTTTATGAATGACTTTGAATATTTACGTTCTCAAAATCTCGCTTTAGGCGGAAGCTTAGAAAATGCGATCGTTGTTGATGATTATAAAATCCTAAACGATGACGGCCTGCGTTATGATGATGAATTTGTAAAACACAAGGTATTAGATGCCGTTGGTGATTTGTATTTGCTGGGTAAAAGCTTAATCGGTGAGTACTATGGCCATAAATCAGGCCATTATATGAATAACATGCTCCTTAGAGAGTTGCTGAATACGCCAGACGCGTATGAAGTTGTGACTTTTGAAGGAGAAGAATCTCTAGACACGGCTCCTGTTGCTTATCAGCAACCAGCGCTCGCTATCTAAGATAGATCATCTTAAAATGCCGGGCTAGCCCGGCATTTTCATATCCGGGCGAAATAGCACTGTAAAAAGAATCTGTTAAGCTCTTGGGATTCTCAATACAGCCCATATAAAGATATTATAGACCTTCAACCAATTGCGCAGTTGCATACAGCTTCTGGAAAGACGGAAAGACACTTAAGCATGCTGACCTCACTAGTAAAAAAAATCTTCGGAAGTAAAAACGATCGTGAACTAAAACGTATGGGTAAGCAGGTTAAGCTTATCAATGCTCTGGAAGATGAGATCAGCTCGCTATCAGATACCGATCTTCAAGCTAAAACTCATGAGTTTAAAGAACGTCTCGCAGCAGGTGCAACGCTGGATGATATCTTAAATGAGGCCTTTGCTGTGGCTCGTGAGGCTTCTAAACGCACGTTAGGGCTCAGACACTTCGATGTACAGCTAATCGGTGGCATGACGCTGCACAATGGCGGCGTTGCTGAAATGCGCACAGGTGAAGGTAAAACGTTAGTGGCAACACTGGCTGTCTATTTGAATGCGCTATCTGGCAAAGGGGTGCATGTTGTTACTGTTAACGATTACCTCGCTAGCCGTGATGCTGAATGGATGCGCCCACTTTATGAATTCTTGGGCATGAGCGTTGGGGTTGTTTTGTCTCGTCAGCAACCTGAAGAGAAACGCGCCGCTTATGCCGCGGATATCACTTACGGCACAAATAACGAATTTGGTTTTGATTACTTGCGCGATAACATGGCGTTTAGCCTGGATGAGAAGGTTCAACGAGACTTCAATTTTGCGGTAGTTGATGAAGTTGACTCCATTTTAATTGATGAAGCGCGTACACCATTAATCATTTCCGGCCCGGCAGAAGATAGCTCGGCTATGTACAAGCGAATCAATACCTTGATTCCTCATTTAAAACGATTTGATGGTGAGATCGATCCGAAAGATGCGGATCAAGAAATTAATGAGCATTTTGTTGTTGATGAGAAAAACCGTACCATCGAGTTAACAGAAGCAGGCCATCAGTTAATTGAGGAAATGCTAAATAAAGAAGGGTTATTAGAGGAAGGTGAAAGTCTATATGCACCTCATAACCTGAATATGCTTCATCATGTATTGGCGGGTTTGCGAGCGCATTATTTGTTCCAACGTGATAAAGACTACATTGTGCAAGATAACCAAGTTGTTATCGTGGATGAGCACACTGGCCGTATAATGCCTGGCCGTCGCTGGTCTGAAGGCCTTCATCAAGCTG of Neptunomonas phycophila contains these proteins:
- the ftsZ gene encoding cell division protein FtsZ; amino-acid sequence: MFNLLDSVPQSAVIKVIGVGGGGGNAVEHMVKSELDGVDFMCANTDAQALVNMSAHTVIQLGGETTKGLGAGANPDIGRQAAIEDRERIAEMLKGADMVFITAGMGGGTGTGAAPIVASVARDLGILTVAVVTKPFPFEGKKRMKIALEGIKELREHVDSLIIIPNEKLMQVMGRNCSLLNAFNTANDVLRGAVQGIADLIIRPGMINVDFADVRTVMSEMGMAMMGTGKSRGEDRATKAAEAAINSPLLEDVDLKGASGILVNITAGMDLSLGEFTEVGNIVEEYASDDATIVIGTVIDPDMVDDFVVTVVATGFDKRAEPVKPDNHQNSQRIDGQPKEQIELPSVLRRQKQEALLEPGEKRTVTKATDKDVDLLDIPTYLRRQAD
- the lpxC gene encoding UDP-3-O-acyl-N-acetylglucosamine deacetylase, which translates into the protein MIKQRTLKNSIKATGIGLHTGQKVYLTLKPAPIDTGITFRRTDLTPAVDIEGFATNVVSTTLSTNLGEGDVRVATVEHLMSALAGLGIDNAVVELSAEEVPIMDGSAAPFVFLVQSAGIEEQDAPKKFIRIKKEVTFESEGKSATFKPYDGFKVGFKIEFEHPAFEGRNKETALEFSTTSFIREISRARTFGFMNDFEYLRSQNLALGGSLENAIVVDDYKILNDDGLRYDDEFVKHKVLDAVGDLYLLGKSLIGEYYGHKSGHYMNNMLLRELLNTPDAYEVVTFEGEESLDTAPVAYQQPALAI